A region of Candidatus Neomarinimicrobiota bacterium DNA encodes the following proteins:
- a CDS encoding glycosyltransferase, whose protein sequence is MGIFHNKKMKKVAIYQNTISQGGRIRVIAYMTECLNAMGITPDWISYRNSFKSKDLENMHHVPLNANIRIINAWNKGLGEYKYIKMNKIMDKMNTEYDLIINSNNTMSGIKNGKYFLHFIYFPREARVLKKYTNSVYKHSISNWFFRKLYSIHPKPIHKNKILGISQFTICAIQKVFQYPQDQIELIYPPITFKKKKLTDFFNKKNFVVSIGRFDTNKDQISQIKIAQKNPHLLFNICGYTPNSQSNNYFNDCESLIRGRKISNVRLVKNATSEELEKILIESKFFLHTMKDEPFGLGTVEAILHGCIPLVHASGGSNEIVNNPELMFRSIDEGSKRLKAKSKINSEDYSKLIKSLQERVREFDENNFCRIFTDNLMTLLK, encoded by the coding sequence ATGGGTATTTTTCATAATAAAAAAATGAAGAAAGTAGCTATCTATCAAAATACGATTTCACAGGGCGGAAGAATTCGGGTTATAGCTTATATGACGGAATGTCTTAATGCCATGGGAATCACTCCAGATTGGATATCCTATAGAAACAGTTTTAAAAGCAAAGATTTAGAAAATATGCATCATGTTCCTTTGAATGCAAATATTAGAATTATTAATGCATGGAACAAGGGATTAGGTGAATATAAATACATTAAAATGAATAAAATTATGGACAAGATGAATACGGAATATGATTTAATCATAAATTCAAACAATACTATGTCTGGAATTAAAAACGGAAAATATTTTCTTCATTTTATATATTTTCCTAGAGAAGCACGGGTTTTGAAAAAATATACTAATAGCGTTTATAAACATAGTATATCAAATTGGTTTTTCAGAAAATTGTATTCCATTCATCCAAAACCGATACACAAAAATAAGATATTAGGAATTTCCCAATTTACAATTTGTGCTATTCAAAAAGTTTTTCAATATCCCCAGGATCAAATTGAATTGATATACCCACCTATAACATTCAAAAAAAAGAAACTTACAGATTTTTTTAATAAAAAAAATTTTGTTGTTTCAATCGGTAGATTTGATACGAATAAAGATCAAATTTCTCAAATTAAAATTGCCCAAAAAAATCCTCACCTATTATTTAATATTTGTGGTTATACACCAAATTCTCAATCCAATAACTATTTTAATGATTGTGAATCTCTCATCAGAGGACGTAAAATTTCTAATGTAAGATTAGTTAAAAATGCAACTTCTGAAGAATTGGAAAAAATCTTAATTGAATCAAAGTTTTTTTTACACACAATGAAAGATGAGCCATTCGGGCTTGGAACTGTTGAAGCAATTCTGCATGGATGTATTCCGCTAGTCCATGCCTCAGGAGGATCCAATGAAATTGTCAACAATCCAGAATTGATGTTCCGTTCTATTGATGAAGGTTCTAAAAGGTTGAAAGCAAAAAGTAAAATAAATTCCGAGGATTATTCAAAATTGATTAAGAGTTTACAGGAGCGTGTTAGGGAGTTTGATGAAAATAATTTTTGTCGAATTTTTACAGATAATTTAATGACATTACTTAAATAA